From Penicillium psychrofluorescens genome assembly, chromosome: 1, one genomic window encodes:
- a CDS encoding uncharacterized protein (ID:PFLUO_000552-T1.cds;~source:funannotate), translated as MSSASPLPTPAQNVVLDTSKLPASSSASVWDRISNWVSENKALVYTIAGVSVVVTTAGVVYYLSDSKSGAGAAAPAEKKKSKNQRRKEKKKAEDEKKSKTASVQDESTAKKAEEPAEELPEVDEATVGQLSEEVWRLNVNDDDWLLTLFKTRKAYAAKLKAAGNKAFGSKDYNKAIELYGKAIICKPDPVFYSNRAACYNVLSEWDKVIEDTSAALVMDSEYVKALNRRANAYEQLEKFSEALLDFTASCIIDGFSNDVSRLALERLLQKVAKQKCQVIMESRSKKLPSATFVSNYLQSFRPRPLPEGLDESVDLSEDSGKGLLRKGLVAMHQKTADGYEEAAAAFEKALEVGDLGDFEALALNMRATFTYLGGNANGALEDLNKSVEMQPSLVQSYIKRASLHLELGNREAAADDFEVAITHDKDDPDIYYHRAQLHFILGEFAEAAKDYQKSIDLDRAFIYSHIQLGVTQYKMGSVASAMATFRRSVKNFEDVPDVYNYYGELLLDQQNYSEAIEKFDKAVEMEKQNKPMGINVLPLINKALALFQWKQDFQEAENLCQKALIIDPECDIAVGTMAQLLLQQGKVSQALKYFQRAAELARTEGEIINAISYAEATRTQLEVQEKYPALAARLTAMGASGMGGAPGM; from the exons ATGTCGAGCGCTTCGCCATTACCCACGCCCGCCCAGAACGTGGTGCTGGACACCTCCAAGTTACCCGCGTCCTCGTCCGCGTCAGTCTGGGATCGCATTTCCAACTGGGTATCGGAAAACAAGGCCCTGGTTTACACCATTGCCGGCGTGTCCGTTGTTGTGACGACCGCCGGTGTCGTTTACTACCTGTCCGACTCCAAGagcggtgctggtgctgccgcGcctgcggagaagaaaaagagcaagaaCCAGCGAcggaaagaaaagaagaaggcggaggatgagaagaagtCTAAGACCGCGTCTGTTCAGGATG AGTCGACCGCTAAAAAGGCGGAGGAGCCCGCTGAAGAGCTGCCCGAGGTGGATGAGGCTACAGTTGGACAATTGTCAGAAGAGGTATGGCGGTTGAATGtaaatgatgatgattggCTATTGACACTGTTCAAGACTAGGAAGGCATACGCAGCCAAGCTGAAGGCTGCCGGTAACAAGGCCTTCGGCTCCAAGGACTACAACAAAGCCATTGAGCTTTACGGAAAGGCCATTATCTGCAAGCCGGACCCCGTCTTCTACTCGAACCGCGCGGCCTGCTACAACGTTCTGTCGGAGTGGGACAAGGTCATCGAGGATACTAGTGCTGCGCTTGTGATGGACAGCGAGTACGTCAAGGCTCTGAACCGAAGAGCCAATGCCTacgagcagctcgagaagTTCAGTGAGGCCCTCCTCGACTTTACCGCCAGCTGCATCATCGACGGGTTCTCCAACGACGTCAGCCGTCTTGCGCTCGAGAGACTGTTGCAGAAGGTGGCGAAGCAAAAGTGCCAGGTCATCATGGAGTCTAGGAGCAAGAAGCTTCCTAGCGCCACCTTCGTCTCCAACTACCTGCAGAGCTTTCGCCCGAGGCCTCTGCCcgagggtctggatgagTCGGTTGATTTGAGTGAGGATTCAGGCAAGGGATTGCTGCGCAAGGGTTTGGTTGCCATGCACCAGAAAACGGCTGATGGCTACGAGGAGGCCGCGGCTGCTTTCGAGAAGGCGCTTGAGGTTGGTGACTTGGGTGATTTTGAGGCCTTGGCCCTCAACATGCGAGCCACCTTCACCTACCTCGGCGGCAACGCCAACGGCGCCCTGGAGGACCTCAACAAGAGTGTGGAAATGCAGCCCTCGCTGGTCCAGAGCTACATCAAGCGCGCCAGCTTGCACCTCGAGCTCG GAAACCGCGAAGCCGCCGCTGACGACTTTGAGGTCGCCATCACCCATGACAAGGACGACCCTGATATATACTACCACCGCGCCCAGCTTCACTTCATCCTGGGTGAATTCGCTGAGGCCGCAAAGGACTACCAGAAGTCGATTGACCTCGACCGCGCATTCATCTACTCTcacatccagctcggcgtgACGCAGTACAAGATGGGCTCGGTTGCATCGGCCATGGCTACCTTCCGCCGGTCGGTTAAGAACTTCGAGGACGTTCCCGATGTGTACAACTACTACGGCGAGCTCCTGCTGGACCAGCAGAACTACTCGGAGGCCATTGAGAAGTTTGACAAGGCcgtggagatggagaagcagaacAAGCCGATGGGCATCAATGTCCTGCCGCTCATCAACAAGGCTCTGGCCCTGTTCCAGTGGAAGCAAGACTTCCAAGAGGCCGAGAACCTGTGCCAGAAGGCGCTCATCA TCGACCCCGAGTGTGATATCGCTGTCGGCACCATGGCCCAGTTGCTCCTGCAGCAGGGCAAGGTCTCCCAGGCCCTGAAGTACTTCCAGCGCGCTGCCGAGCTCGCCCGCACCGAGGGCGAGATCATCAACGCGATATCCTACGCAGAGGCCACCCGCACCCAGCTCGAGGTGCAGGAGAAGTACCCGGCGCTGGCCGCACGCCTGACTGCGATGGGCGCCAGCGGCATGGGAGGAGCTCCGGGGATGTAA
- a CDS encoding uncharacterized protein (ID:PFLUO_000556-T1.cds;~source:funannotate) has product MKFFENVFTYDYSFPAVSLAYFLRYPNPYSRHVLTTDVIDRYVDPSTHRLHTIRLHLKKSKVPSGILKLLPKGIGGPDNSGQSYILETTVIDPKEGWMEAESRNMEWTGVLSVVEKQLYQRHANGDADHALDGLSIDDRKSEQTTVRTTVTFRSRLGQGKLLGGRKKADIGDHAPEAEDEAPKKGFFSSLSTAGVQRTIELIGVSRTRDAVLKSKQGMNVVLERLRHGGIVGVLEGMRRDRETTVGKDGPWKRAWLNGNGLKDHTHSEDDDK; this is encoded by the coding sequence ATGAAGTTCTTCGAGAATGTCTTCACCTACGATTATTCCTTCCCCGCCGTCTCTCTAGCCTACTTTCTCCGCTATCCCAACCCCTACTCCCGCCATGTCCTCACCACCGACGTAATTGACCGCTACGTCGACCCCAGCACCCATCGTCTCCACACAATCCGACTGCATCTGAAGAAATCAAAGGTCCCGTCGGGAATCCTAAAGTTGCTGCCCAAGGGCATCGGGGGCCCGGACAACTCGGGTCAGAGCTACATCCTCGAAACCACGGTTATCGACCCTAAggaaggatggatggaagCAGAGTCGCGCAACATGGAGTGGACAGGTGTCCTCAGCGTGGTGGAGAAGCAATTGTACCAGCGCCACGCGAATGGAGATGCCGAtcatgcgctggatgggTTGTCTATCGATGACCGAAAGAGCGAGCAGACCACTGTCCGAACGACAGTCACATTCCGCTCTCGGCTTGGACAGGGAAAATTGCTCGGCggaaggaagaaggcggacaTTGGAGACCACGCCCctgaggcggaggatgaagCGCCCAAAAAAGGgttcttctcctcgctctctACCGCTGGCGTCCAGCGAACCATCGAGCTCATTGGCGTAAGCCGGACCCGGGATGCTGTGCTCAAGAGCAAGCAGGGCATGAATGTTGTGCTTGAACGCTTGCGCCACGGTGGAATTGTGGGCGTCCTAGAAGGGATGCGGCGAGACCGCGAGACTACGGTTGGGAAAGACGGCCCGTGGAAGCGCGCGTGGTTGAACGGCAATGGCCTCAAGGACCATACTCATTCTGAGGACGACGACAAATGA
- a CDS encoding uncharacterized protein (ID:PFLUO_000558-T1.cds;~source:funannotate), with amino-acid sequence MRRMLYRCTTSTRLRQPSKTPTYAPIVAAELVYQLDEWYYHLPACLRFDRSTEFNSNTVPSSPHTEFLRTQFYSCRTGVYWPAAYEAIRDSESTDHVDPAVDMFLHSYAGFMKSAAWSVRLCQPSQWVVYAAIFPMTLAVQKTLSVPYLRKHGPPDLDHCFHLARRTFKEIEGQNASLDYLGELLNEKLGAAENWVNRQE; translated from the coding sequence ATGCGTCGCATGCTCTACCGATGCACCACCTCTACCCGCCTCCGGCAGCCCAGCAAAACACCCACATATGCCCCAATTGTCGCGGCAGAGCTCGTCTACCAACTGGATGAGTGGTACTATCACCTCCCTGCCTGCTTGCGCTTCGACCGTTCTACAGAATTCAACTCAAATACCGTTCCATCGTCTCCGCACACCGAGTTCCTCCGCACGCAATTCTACAGCTGCCGAACGGGCGTCTACTGGCCCGCTGCCTATGAAGCTATACGCGACAGCGAATCTACCGATCACGTTGACCCCGCTGTCGACATGTTCCTACATTCGTATGCCGGCTTCATGAAATCAGCTGCATGGAGTGTTCGTCTATGCCAGCCCAGCCAATGGGTTGTATATGCAGCGATATTTCCTATGACCCTGGCGGTGCAAAAGACTTTGTCTGTGCCATACCTGCGGAAACACGGGCCTCCAGACTTGGACCATTGCTTTCACTTGGCACGAAGGACTTTTAAGGAGATTGAAGGCCAGAATGCGAGTTTAGATTACTTAGGTGAACTCCTGAACGAGAAACTTGGGGCAGCAGAAAATTGGGTGAACCGTCAAGAATGA
- a CDS encoding uncharacterized protein (ID:PFLUO_000553-T1.cds;~source:funannotate): MSFSLISSLRYDPALPAAVSQLAINTYPDPVDTPYYLLAYHRDRLITAAQHFQWEKALAWLQQDLRTLNQFLDASIPDTHKPWRLRIAVNHNGNGTVDVHPTAPIDPSNLLVPSVNATPDSAVWRVYVDTQATTPSGLTTHKTTSRDAYNAARLRAEIKSPADTAEVLVVNPEGEIMEGSITTPYFRRRDTGVSGPSWVTPPLDSGGNAGTTRRYALFQGFCVEQTISAAELANGEECWLSNGVRGFIRGVIVLDR, encoded by the coding sequence ATGTCCTTCTCTCTGATCTCCTCTCTCCGCTACGACCCTGCCCTCCCTGCCGCTGTTTCACAGCTCGCAATCAACACCTATCCCGACCCCGTCGACACGCCTTACTACCTCCTTGCCTACCACCGAGACCGACTAATTACCGCGGCCCAGCATTTCCAATGGGAGAAAGCACTAGCATGGCTCCAACAAGACTTGCGTACCCTGAACCAATTTCTTGATGCGTCTATACCAGACACCCATAAACCGTGGCGACTGCGAATTGCCGTAAACCACAATGGCAACGGCACGGTCGACGTGCATCCAACCGCGCCAATTGACCCATCCAACCTTTTAGTCCCTTCAGTTAACGCAACCCCCGATTCAGCGGTCTGGCGTGTCTATGTTGATACGCAAGCTACAACCCCCTCCGGCTTGACAACGCATAAAACAACCTCCCGAGATGCGTATAATGCGGCGCGACTGCGAGCGGAAATCAAATCTCCGGCTGATACCGCCGAGGTGCTTGTCGTCAATCCGGAGGGCGAGATAATGGAGGGAAGCATCACTACGCCGTACTTTCGACGGCGAGATACTGGTGTTTCTGGTCCATCGTGGGTCACGCCGCCGCTTGACAGCGGAGGTAATGCAGGTACGACCCGCCGATATGCTCTATTTCAGGGATTCTGTGTAGAGCAGACCATCTCAGCTGCCGAGCTTGCCAATGGCGAGGAATGCTGGTTGAGTAACGGCGTGCGTGGATTCATACGCGGTGTAATTGTTCTGGACCGATAG
- a CDS encoding uncharacterized protein (ID:PFLUO_000554-T1.cds;~source:funannotate) yields MVDEPGQPPALTTLSLAEKAHEKQPVNQVVTPFDVSGGVDEHGKLLPVDYDKLVREFGATPITPTLLERFEKVTGHRPHRFMRRGIVFSHRDLTAILDRYEKGQPFYLYTGRGPSSDSMHVGHTVPFEFTKWLQDVFDVPLVIMMTDDEKYMHSAKVEVEDAKRYTKANVKDIIAVGFDMKKTFIFSDFDFIGGAFYENICRMAKRITINQVRGTFGFNDSNNIGEFHFCATQSATAFATSFPQIFGTDRKKVSSIPCLIPCAIDQDPYFRQCRDNAEKMKYKKPSLIHSVFLPALQGPGSKMSASVDVSAIFMSDAPSRIKNKINKYAFSGGQETAELHRELGGNSKVDVPFQYLTFFLEDDAELESIRKSYESGELMTGEMKQRCIAELQTYVQGFQERRAKVTDEIVAEFMRPRSLEWKGNPNPVVAETTKK; encoded by the exons ATGGTCGACGAACCAGGTCAGCCACCGGCGTTGACCACGCTGAGTCTCGCCGAGAAGGCTCACGAGAAGCAGCCCGTTAACCAGGTCGTGACACCCTTCGATGTCTCCGGTGGAGTGGATGAACATGGCAAGCTGCTGCCCGTGGACTATGACAAATTGGTGCGAGAATTCGGCGCCACTCCCATCACGCCCACCTTGCTGGAACGATTCGAGAAAGTCACCGGCCACCGCCCGCACCGCTTCATGCGCAGAGGCATTGTCTTCAGCCACCGCGACTTGACTGCAATTCTAGACCGCTATGAGAAGGGCCAGCCTTTCTATCTCTACACTGGCCGTGGGCCGAGTAGTGATAGTATGCACGTCGGACACACCGTTCCGTTCGAGTTCACCAA GTGGCTACAGGATGTATTCGACGTGCCGCTCGTGATCATGATGACCGACGACGAGAAGTACATGCACTCCGCCaaggtcgaggtcgaagacGCCAAGCGATACACCAAGGCGAACGTGAAGGACATTATTGCGGTTGGATTCGACATGAAGAAGACCTTTATCTTCAGCGACTTTGATTTCATCGGCGGCGCATTCTACGAGAACATTTGCCGCATGGCCAAGCGCATCACGATCAACCAGGTGCGCGGCACGTTTGGATTCAACGACAGCAACAACATCGGCGAGTTTCACTTCTGCGCGACCCAGTCCGCGACCGCATTCGCGACGAGTTTCCCGCAAATCTTCGGCACGGACAGGAAGAAGGTCTCGTCGATCCCCTGTCTGATCCCGTGTGCCATCGACCAAGACCCTTACTTCCGGCAATGCCGAGACAAcgccgagaagatgaagTACAAGAAGCCGTCGCTAATCCACTCTGTCTTCCTGCCCGCGCTGCAGGGCCCCGGGTCCAAGATGTCTGCTAGTGTGGATGTCTCCGCCATCTTCATGAGCGACGCACCGAGTCGcatcaagaacaagatcaaCAAGTACGCTTTCTCCGGCGGACAGGAGACCGCCGAGCTCCACCGTGAACTGGGCGGCAACAGCAAGGTCGATGTGCCGTTCCAGTACTTGActttcttcctcgaggaCGATGCGGAGCTGGAGAGTATCCGGAAGTCTTACGAGAGCGGTGAATTGATGACGGGTGAGATGAAGCAGCGCTGCATTGCTGAGCTCCAGACGTATGTCCAGGGCTTCCAGGAGCGCCGTGCCAAGGTCACTGATGAGATTGTGGCCGAATTCATGCGGCCTCGTTCGCTGGAGTGGAAAGGAAACCCGAACCCGGTAGTGGCTGAGACGACCAAGAAATAG
- a CDS encoding uncharacterized protein (ID:PFLUO_000555-T1.cds;~source:funannotate), translated as MATLTANPTAVPGLDRPIQDAFPDGFAQNGGRISTDHVGMLRPTPASLSIEEMRERLKQDGYLFVKGLLPREDVLDAREHYFNQYSSTSLLEPGTSPRDGIFNKSSRPDAHKGIGGEGLPADAAEEKILIDAHKEPEYRAFIEHPALTKFIREFMGWKEHRLLDRSMLRHNVPFGKGTGIHYDKLFLRAGDGFFLTAWVPIGDIPINGGGLCYLANSVGLGHAIENDFNTRAAAMTQEERISAFNVNMMDGGMIAASPQQLQEMHSASGVHKWLITNYEAGDVVFHNPYSIHASGRNEDQEGRIRLSTDLRFYDKDDQGIDTRWYKIWTPGDGL; from the exons ATGGCGACTCTTACAGCGAACCCAACGGCTGTCCCGGGCTTGGACCGCCCTATTCAAGACGCTTTCCCTGATGGATTTGCACAAAATGGTGGTCGAATCTCTACCGATCACGTTGGAATGCTTCGTCCTACACCGGCATCGCTGTCCATTGAAGAAATGAGAGAACGACTCAAGCAAGACGGATATCTGTTCGTCAAGGGACTTCTTCCTAGGGAGGACGTCCTGGATGCAAGAGAGCA CTACTTTAACCAATACTCGAGCACCTCGTTATTAGAACCAGGGACATCTCCCCGGGATGGCATTTTCAATAAATCCTCCCGCCCAGATGCGCACAAAGGCATCGGCGGGGAAGGCTTACCTGCCGACGCAGCTGAAGAGAAGATCCTGATTGATGCCCACAAAGAACCCGAGTACCGCGCTTTTATAGAGCATCCTGCCCTGACCAAGTTCATAAGAGAGTTCATGGGGTGGAAGGAGCATCGCCTGCTCGATCGGTCAATGCTGCGACACAATGTGCCCTTTGGCAAAGGAACTGGTATTCATTACGATAAGCTGTTTCTCAGAGCAGGAGACGGGTTTTTCCTTACTGCCTGGGTTCCAATCG GCGATATACCAATCAACGGCGGAGGTCTCTGCTATTTGGCCAATTCTGTCGGACTGGGTCATGCTATCGAGAATGACTTCAATACTcgagcagcagccatgaCGCAGGAGGAGAGGATCTCTGCCTTTAACGTGAACATGATGGATGGCGGGATGATCGCGGCGTCTCcccagcagctccaggagATGCATTCGGCTTCTGGCGTGCACAAGTGGCTCATCACCAACTATGAAGCTGGGGATGTTGTCTTCCATAATCCGTACAGTATCCATGCCAGTGGTCGAAATGAGGACCAGGAAGGTCGTATCAGGCTGAGCACGGATTTGAGGTTCTATGACAAGGATGATCAGGGCATTGACACGCGGTGGTACAAAATCTGGACCCCGGGAGATGGACTGTAA
- a CDS encoding uncharacterized protein (ID:PFLUO_000557-T1.cds;~source:funannotate), producing the protein MELQNSAINIPDQLASLGFKEFPFLVPLPQPHDDLETTVRKMHNIAEVIASGGRITPQSKDITSSALRKHDAESFAKERMSAIERGLYEQWQNTQLQIPVFDWTQNVMHLPSEDAQSLKTFAQRAEAMDILWCHKGASPENALWLSSNMDSILPLIKAITKVLNAQQHLEAHDPLVGLSGDEIAELEALRLIRTMADQKMAQERERVRKLGESLGLSLSVIRGRLESLQE; encoded by the coding sequence ATGGAGCTCCAAAACTCCGCTATCAACATACCAGACCAACTCGCATCTCTTGGGTTCAAAGAATTCCCTTTCCTGGTCCCACTCCCACAGCCACACGATGACCTCGAGACAACGGTAAGAAAAATGCACAATATCGCCGAAGTAATCGCCAGTGGAGGCAGAATCACGCCCCAAAGCAAGGACATAACCTCCTCTGCGTTACGCAAACATGACGCCGAGTCCTTCGCCAAGGAACGCATGTCCGCCATCGAGCGGGGCCTCTACGAACAATGGCAGAACACGCAACTTCAAATACCGGTCTTCGACTGGACGCAAAACGTGATGCATCTCCCTTCCGAGGATGCGCAGAGCCTCAAGACCTTCGCGCAGCGCGCGGAGGCTATGGATATCCTCTGGTGTCATAAGGGTGCTTCGCCCGAGAATGCGCTGTGGCTTTCGTCTAATATGGATTCTATACTGCCTCTTATCAAGGCCATTACCAAGGTGTTGAATGCGCAGCAACATCTGGAGGCTCATGATCCATTGGTGGGGTTGAGCGGTGATGAGATTGCAGAACTGGAAGCCCTGCGGCTTATTAGGACGATGGCTGATCAGAAGATGGCGCAGGAGCGTGAGCGGGTACGGAAGTTGGGGGAGTCTTTGGGGTTGTCGCTGAGCGTGATACGTGGACGGCTTGAATCGCTGCAGGAATGA